In the Sarcophilus harrisii chromosome 1, mSarHar1.11, whole genome shotgun sequence genome, one interval contains:
- the FZD10 gene encoding frizzled-10 — MSLLGSRLWVVLQVVGACTAISSMDIDRPGEGKCQPIEIPMCKDIGYNMTRMPNLMGHENQREAAIQLHEFAPLVEYGCHGHLRFFLCSLYAPMCTEQVSTPIPACRVMCEQARLKCSPIMEQFNFKWPDSLDCSKLPNKNDPNYLCMEAPNNGSDEPARGSSMFPPLFRPQRPPSPPEQQHPKDGLGRSGCSNPGKFHHVEKSSSCAPLCTPGVDVYWSRADKQFAVVWLAIWAVLCFFSSAFTVLTFFIDPPRFRYPERPIIFLSMCYCVYSVGYLIRLFAGAESIACDRDSGQLYVIQEGLESTGCTIVFLVLYYFGMASSLWWVILTLTWFLAAGKKWGHEAIEANSSYFHLAAWAIPAVKTIMILVMRRVAGDELTGVCYVGSMDVNALTGFVLVPLACYLIIGTSFILSGFVALFHIRRVMKTGGENTDKLEKLMVRIGVFSVLYTVPATCVIACYFYERLNMDYWKVLAAQHKCRVNNQTKAPDCLMSSSIPAVEIFMVKMFMLLVVGITSGVWIWTSKTLQSWQNVCSRSLKKRSRRKPTTVITAGGIYKKAQHPQKGHHGKYEAATQSPTCV, encoded by the coding sequence ATGAGCCTCCTGGGTTCCCGCCTCTGGGTTGTGCTGCAGGTGGTGGGGGCGTGCACGGCCATCAGCTCCATGGACATCGACCGGCCGGGAGAGGGCAAGTGCCAGCCCATCGAGATCCCCATGTGCAAAGACATCGGCTACAACATGACCCGCATGCCCAACCTCATGGGCCACGAGAACCAGCGGGAGGCGGCCATCCAGCTCCACGAGTTCGCCCCGTTGGTGGAGTACGGCTGCCACGGCCACCTCCGCTTCTTCCTGTGCTCCCTCTATGCGCCCATGTGCACCGAGCAAGTCTCCACCCCCATCCCCGCCTGCCGGGTCATGTGCGAGCAGGCCCGGCTCAAGTGCTCCCCCATTATGGAGCAGTTCAACTTCAAGTGGCCCGACTCGTTGGACTGCAGCAAGCTACCCAATAAGAACGATCCCAATTATCTGTGCATGGAGGCCCCCAACAACGGCTCCGACGAGCCGGCCCGGGGCTCCAGCATGTTCCCGCCGCTCTTTCGGCCCCAGCGGCCCCCCAGTCCCCCGGAGCAGCAGCACCCAAAGGACGGCCTGGGCCGCTCGGGCTGCAGCAATCCGGGCAAGTTCCACCACGTGGAGAAGAGCTCGTCCTGCGCGCCTCTCTGCACGCCCGGAGTGGACGTGTACTGGAGCCGGGCGGACAAGCAGTTCGCCGTGGTGTGGTTGGCCATCTGGGCGGTGCTCTGCTTTTTCTCCAGCGCCTTCACGGTGCTCACCTTCTTCATCGACCCTCCCCGCTTCAGGTACCCCGAGCGCCCCATCATCTTCCTCTCTATGTGCTACTGCGTCTACTCCGTGGGCTACCTCATCCGCCTCTTCGCCGGGGCGGAGAGCATCGCCTGCGACAGGGACAGCGGCCAGCTCTACGTCATCCAGGAAGGGTTGGAGAGTACCGGCTGCACCATCGTGTTCTTGGTCCTCTACTACTTTGGCATGGCTAGCTCACTCTGGTGGGTCATCCTCACTCTTACCTGGTTCCTGGCCGCGGGGAAGAAGTGGGGCCACGAGGCCATCGAGGCGAACAGCAGCTACTTCCACCTTGCAGCCTGGGCTATCCCCGCGGTCAAGACCATCATGATCCTGGTGATGAGGAGGGTGGCCGGAGACGAGCTGACGGGCGTGTGCTACGTGGGCAGCATGGACGTGAACGCCCTCACCGGCTTTGTCCTGGTCCCCTTGGCCTGTTACCTCATCATCGGCACCTCCTTCATCCTCTCGGGCTTCGTGGCCCTTTTCCACATCCGGAGGGTGATGAAGACGGGGGGTGAGAACACTGACAAACTGGAGAAACTCATGGTCCGCATCGGGGTCTTCTCCGTGCTGTACACGGTCCCGGCCACCTGCGTGATCGCCTGCTATTTCTACGAGCGCCTCAACATGGATTACTGGAAGGTGCTGGCAGCCCAGCACAAATGCAGGGTCAACAATCAAACTAAAGCCCCGGACTGCTTGATGAGCAGCTCGATCCCTGCCGTGGAGATCTTCATGGTCAAAATGTTCATGCTGCTGGTGGTGGGGATCACCAGCGGAGTGTGGATCTGGACTTCCAAGACGCTGCAGTCTTGGCAAAACGTATGCAGCCGGAGCCTGAAGAAAAGGAGCCGGAGGAAACCTACCACCGTCATCACAGCCGGGGGAATCTACAAAAAAGCCCAGCACCCCCAGAAAGGTCATCACGGGAAGTACGAAGCAGCCACACAATCACCCACCTGCGTGTGA